From a single Pseudomonas serboccidentalis genomic region:
- a CDS encoding lipopolysaccharide kinase InaA family protein, whose protein sequence is MAVQIAAETEVAPQDRFDYYWNQRGEWVEEPNVRRGGESGVQRVMGRDGQLLYAKRQTGHIYRSWLHPFGRPTVLRELDALTGVSRLGVRVPQIVFCGAQPDPQYKWRALLVTKSLDGFDELEKWEAAGGRAQYGEAVYERVLKDLAQNLARMHKGRWQHSCIYIKHVFVRVTGEGDSAQVEVALIDLEKCRQRLTAYRAASHDMKQLRRHSSFSDTDWKKLVYFYETAFGSAIKGL, encoded by the coding sequence ATGGCGGTGCAAATAGCAGCAGAAACGGAAGTCGCTCCCCAGGATCGCTTCGACTACTACTGGAACCAGCGCGGTGAATGGGTGGAAGAACCCAATGTACGCCGTGGCGGGGAAAGTGGTGTGCAACGAGTCATGGGCCGTGACGGCCAGTTACTGTATGCCAAGCGCCAGACCGGACATATCTATCGCAGCTGGCTGCATCCTTTCGGCCGCCCGACGGTATTGCGTGAGCTGGATGCCCTGACCGGCGTCAGCCGGCTCGGCGTGCGTGTACCGCAAATCGTGTTCTGCGGAGCGCAGCCTGATCCGCAATACAAATGGCGTGCCCTGCTGGTGACCAAGTCGCTGGACGGTTTCGACGAACTCGAAAAATGGGAAGCCGCTGGCGGTCGTGCCCAATACGGCGAAGCCGTCTATGAACGCGTCCTCAAAGACCTGGCGCAAAACCTGGCGCGCATGCACAAGGGCCGTTGGCAGCACAGCTGCATCTATATCAAACACGTCTTTGTACGGGTGACTGGCGAGGGTGATTCGGCTCAGGTCGAAGTGGCATTGATCGATCTGGAAAAATGCCGCCAGCGTCTGACCGCTTATCGCGCGGCCTCCCATGATATGAAGCAATTGCGTCGCCATTCGTCGTTCAGCGACACGGACTGGAAAAAACTCGTCTACTTTTATGAGACGGCGTTTGGCAGCGCTATCAAAGGTTTATAG
- a CDS encoding class I SAM-dependent methyltransferase, translated as MSRPIKLDFSEKYDDQHAQKYLRKHQDGLGRRLSHWRDEQLARKALTLAGEPGLVLDLPCGAGRFWPLLAEKPNRVIIGADNSESMIKTAMQSQPADVVKRVQPLHTSAFDIALPDNAVDSIFCMRLLHHIGDAEHRRAILREFERVTRDSVIISLWVDGNFKAWKRKRAEKRRGQEGYQNRFVLPAVTVEKEFEEAGFRIQEQLDFIPLYAMWRVYVLRKR; from the coding sequence ATGAGCAGACCGATCAAGCTCGATTTTTCCGAAAAGTATGATGACCAGCATGCGCAAAAATATTTGCGCAAGCATCAGGACGGTCTCGGTCGTCGGTTGTCTCACTGGCGGGACGAGCAGTTGGCCCGCAAGGCCCTGACACTGGCCGGCGAGCCGGGGTTGGTTCTGGATCTGCCGTGCGGAGCAGGGCGTTTCTGGCCGTTACTGGCGGAAAAGCCCAACCGGGTGATCATTGGCGCGGACAATTCCGAATCCATGATCAAGACTGCGATGCAGTCGCAACCGGCCGACGTGGTGAAACGGGTACAACCTTTGCACACGTCAGCGTTCGACATTGCCCTGCCAGATAACGCCGTCGACAGCATTTTCTGCATGCGATTGCTGCACCACATCGGTGACGCCGAGCATCGGCGGGCGATTTTGCGCGAATTCGAGCGTGTCACCCGCGACAGCGTCATCATTTCGTTGTGGGTAGACGGTAATTTCAAGGCCTGGAAACGCAAACGCGCCGAGAAGCGTCGTGGGCAGGAAGGTTACCAGAACCGATTTGTGTTACCGGCTGTGACAGTGGAAAAGGAATTCGAAGAGGCAGGTTTTCGCATTCAGGAACAACTGGACTTTATTCCGCTCTATGCCATGTGGCGGGTTTACGTATTACGCAAGAGGTAA
- a CDS encoding sensor histidine kinase, with translation MEFKQSLSQRIIIAFALMSALVAGAFAMGIVATVHLVEEKLISAGLGGDLQRLLLMDSVSDWSHRPEPDQLFYFSGGPGDFELPKDLRHLDAGFHEVFREQLSYHAMVEIVDGRRYVLLQDQSDFEERERVLFAVVLVGFVLSLALAVFLGWVLARKVMAPVVRLARQVRHRDQLLGLAPPLAPDYAADEVGELAVAFDATLGRLRQALTRERLFTSDVSHELRTPLMVLASSCELLLENPGLDQRGRAQVERIARASEEMRELVQTFLMLARAQREDAGSAPQQNLTQVADGLLSIWREPIESKGLRLMFEPGNPPATCFNATLLGAVMGNLLRNACHYTEQGFIRLTLNHNGFVVEDSGVGIPEEKREAMFQPFVRGSEKRGEGLGLGLSLVQRICENQGWEVTLSTMEPNGCRFEVTLGLR, from the coding sequence ATGGAGTTTAAGCAAAGCCTTTCGCAGCGGATCATCATCGCCTTTGCGCTGATGAGTGCGCTGGTGGCCGGCGCCTTCGCCATGGGCATTGTGGCGACCGTGCACCTGGTGGAGGAAAAACTGATTTCGGCAGGGCTGGGCGGCGATCTGCAACGTCTGCTGCTGATGGACAGCGTGTCGGACTGGAGCCATCGCCCGGAACCGGACCAGTTGTTCTATTTCAGTGGCGGCCCGGGTGATTTCGAGCTGCCCAAGGATCTGCGCCACCTCGATGCGGGGTTCCACGAAGTCTTCCGCGAACAGCTGTCGTATCACGCGATGGTCGAGATCGTCGATGGTCGCCGCTACGTGCTGCTGCAGGATCAAAGCGATTTCGAGGAGCGCGAACGCGTGCTGTTCGCCGTGGTGCTGGTGGGCTTCGTGCTCAGTCTGGCGCTGGCGGTGTTCCTCGGCTGGGTGTTGGCGCGCAAGGTCATGGCGCCAGTGGTGCGACTGGCGCGGCAAGTGCGTCACCGCGATCAACTGCTCGGCCTGGCACCACCGCTGGCTCCGGATTACGCGGCTGACGAAGTCGGCGAACTGGCGGTGGCGTTCGATGCCACGCTCGGGCGTCTGCGTCAGGCGCTGACCCGCGAGCGGTTGTTCACCAGCGACGTCAGCCACGAACTGCGCACGCCGTTGATGGTGTTGGCCAGTTCCTGCGAATTACTTTTGGAAAACCCGGGGCTGGATCAGCGTGGCCGGGCCCAGGTCGAGCGTATCGCCCGCGCCAGCGAGGAAATGCGCGAGCTGGTGCAGACCTTCCTGATGCTCGCCCGCGCCCAGCGTGAAGACGCCGGTTCCGCGCCGCAGCAGAACCTCACTCAAGTGGCCGATGGCCTGTTGAGTATCTGGCGCGAACCGATCGAGTCCAAAGGGCTGCGTCTGATGTTCGAGCCGGGCAACCCGCCGGCCACCTGCTTCAATGCCACTCTGCTTGGCGCCGTGATGGGCAATCTGCTGCGCAATGCCTGCCACTACACCGAGCAGGGATTCATTCGCCTGACACTCAACCACAACGGGTTTGTCGTCGAGGATTCGGGCGTCGGCATTCCCGAGGAAAAACGCGAAGCCATGTTCCAACCCTTTGTGCGCGGCAGTGAAAAGCGCGGCGAAGGCCTTGGGCTGGGCTTGTCGCTGGTGCAGCGGATCTGCGAGAACCAGGGCTGGGAGGTGACGTTGAGCACCATGGAGCCCAATGGTTGCCGCTTCGAGGTGACGCTGGGGCTGCGCTGA
- a CDS encoding response regulator transcription factor → MRILLVEDNRDILANLADYLGLKGYTVDCAQDGLSGLHLAATEHYDLIVLDIMLPGIDGYTLCKRLREDARRDTPVIMLTARDQLDDRLQGFKSGADDYLVKPFALSELAARVEAVMRRTQGGGRRALQVGDLTYDLDTLEVTREGKLLKLNPVGLKLLAVLMQKSPHVLRREILEEALWGDDCPDSDSLRSHVHQLRQVIDKPFAKPLLQTVHGVGYRLAEGRDGV, encoded by the coding sequence ATGCGAATTCTATTGGTCGAAGACAACCGCGATATCCTGGCCAACCTGGCCGATTACCTGGGGCTCAAAGGCTATACCGTCGATTGCGCCCAGGACGGCTTGTCGGGCCTGCATTTGGCTGCCACCGAGCATTACGACCTGATCGTGCTCGACATCATGCTGCCGGGGATCGATGGCTACACCCTGTGCAAGCGCCTGCGTGAAGACGCCCGGCGCGACACACCGGTGATCATGCTCACCGCCCGCGATCAACTGGACGACCGCCTGCAGGGCTTCAAGTCCGGGGCCGACGATTACCTGGTCAAACCGTTTGCGCTGTCCGAGCTGGCGGCGCGGGTCGAGGCGGTCATGCGCCGCACCCAGGGCGGCGGACGCCGTGCGCTGCAGGTCGGCGACCTGACCTACGACCTCGATACCCTCGAAGTGACCCGCGAGGGCAAGCTGCTCAAGCTCAACCCGGTCGGCCTGAAACTGCTGGCGGTGTTGATGCAGAAGAGCCCGCACGTGCTGCGTCGGGAAATCCTCGAAGAAGCGCTGTGGGGCGATGACTGCCCGGACAGCGACAGCTTGCGCAGCCATGTCCACCAATTGCGTCAGGTGATCGACAAGCCCTTCGCCAAACCGTTGCTGCAAACCGTGCACGGTGTGGGTTACCGCCTGGCCGAGGGGCGTGATGGAGTTTAA
- a CDS encoding LTA synthase family protein yields MDSFKTAPMRFLLLITGAWLVIFLLTRAVLLLTHLDEAGGFALSVFGIGALYDLGFLAYAALPMGLYLLLCPPGLWRRRGHRGFLRVLLTISLFAMLFVAVAEWLFWDEFGVRFNFIAVDYLVYSDEVLNNVLESYPIGKLLSLLAVLAVVISFALRKPFNAAMNAPLPPLRGRLLSALGLLIVAGLSLQLLSQDAPRAQGGNAYQNELASNGPYQFFAAFRNNELDYTQFYKSLPAEKVAGEIRAELSESNARFIGQDPQDIRRMIDNPGTARKPNIVLVTIESLSAKYLGSNGDGRNLTPNLDALRKQSLYFNNFYATGTRTDRGLEAITLAIPPTPGRSIVKRIGRESGFASLGQQLSAVGYDSVFVYGGRGYFDNMNAFFSGNGYRVVDQSSVDEAEIHFKNAWGMADEDLYRQTLKLADADYAKQQPFLLQLMTTSNHRPYTYPDNRIDIKSGNGRDGAVKYTDYAIGQFLEQARQKPWFDNTIFIFVADHTAGSAGKEDLPIANYQIPLFIYAPKMIEARESAQLASQIDLAPTLLGLLNLDYTSTFFGRNLLQDNPLPPRVVVGNYQHLGLFDGKDLAILSPRQGLRRHDDALTESRESRVTSDDPLITRAITYYQTASYGFKQQLLSWKTPGNAAQVSDR; encoded by the coding sequence ATGGACTCTTTCAAGACCGCGCCTATGCGCTTTCTGCTGCTGATCACCGGCGCCTGGCTGGTCATTTTTCTCCTGACCCGAGCGGTCTTGCTGCTGACTCACCTGGATGAGGCCGGTGGCTTCGCCCTTTCCGTGTTTGGCATCGGCGCGCTGTATGACCTGGGGTTCCTTGCTTACGCGGCGCTGCCGATGGGCTTGTACCTGTTGCTCTGCCCGCCGGGCCTGTGGCGTCGTCGCGGGCATCGCGGGTTCCTGCGCGTCCTGCTGACGATCAGCCTGTTCGCCATGCTGTTCGTGGCGGTGGCCGAATGGCTGTTCTGGGACGAGTTCGGCGTGCGCTTCAACTTCATCGCCGTCGATTACCTGGTGTATTCCGACGAGGTGTTGAACAACGTCCTCGAGTCGTATCCGATCGGCAAACTGCTGAGCCTCCTCGCGGTACTGGCTGTGGTGATCAGTTTTGCCCTGCGCAAGCCGTTCAATGCCGCCATGAATGCCCCGCTGCCACCGCTGCGCGGACGCCTGCTCAGCGCATTGGGCCTGCTGATCGTCGCGGGGCTGAGCCTGCAACTGCTCAGCCAGGACGCCCCGCGCGCCCAGGGCGGCAACGCTTACCAGAACGAACTGGCCAGCAACGGGCCATACCAGTTCTTCGCCGCGTTCCGTAACAATGAACTGGACTACACCCAGTTCTACAAAAGCCTGCCTGCGGAAAAAGTCGCTGGTGAGATCCGTGCCGAGCTGAGTGAAAGCAACGCCCGCTTCATCGGCCAGGACCCGCAGGATATTCGCCGGATGATCGACAATCCCGGCACTGCGCGCAAACCGAACATTGTGCTGGTGACCATCGAAAGCCTGAGCGCCAAGTACCTGGGCAGCAACGGCGACGGTCGCAACCTGACGCCGAACCTCGACGCCTTGCGCAAGCAAAGCCTGTACTTCAATAACTTCTATGCCACTGGCACCCGCACCGACCGCGGTCTGGAAGCCATCACCCTGGCCATCCCGCCGACGCCGGGGCGCTCGATCGTCAAGCGCATCGGCCGTGAAAGCGGTTTCGCCAGCCTTGGCCAACAGCTGAGCGCCGTGGGTTACGACAGTGTGTTCGTCTACGGCGGGCGCGGTTACTTCGACAACATGAACGCGTTCTTCAGCGGCAACGGTTATCGCGTCGTCGATCAGAGCAGCGTCGATGAAGCCGAAATCCACTTCAAGAACGCCTGGGGCATGGCTGACGAGGATCTGTATCGCCAGACCCTGAAGCTGGCGGATGCCGATTACGCCAAGCAGCAACCGTTTTTGCTGCAGTTGATGACCACGTCCAACCATCGTCCTTACACCTATCCGGACAACCGGATCGACATCAAGTCCGGCAACGGTCGTGATGGTGCAGTGAAGTACACCGACTATGCGATTGGACAGTTCCTCGAGCAGGCGCGGCAGAAACCGTGGTTCGACAACACGATCTTCATTTTCGTCGCCGACCACACCGCCGGCAGCGCCGGCAAAGAAGACTTGCCGATCGCCAACTATCAGATCCCGCTATTCATCTACGCGCCGAAAATGATCGAGGCACGCGAGAGCGCGCAACTGGCCAGCCAGATCGACCTGGCCCCGACGCTGCTGGGCTTGCTGAACCTGGATTACACCTCGACGTTCTTCGGCCGCAACCTGTTGCAGGACAACCCGCTGCCACCGCGCGTGGTGGTCGGCAACTACCAGCATCTGGGTCTGTTCGATGGCAAGGATCTGGCCATCCTCAGTCCGCGCCAGGGCTTGCGTCGGCATGACGATGCGCTGACCGAAAGCCGCGAGTCGCGAGTCACCAGCGACGACCCGCTGATCACCCGTGCGATCACCTACTACCAGACCGCCAGTTATGGCTTCAAACAGCAGTTGTTGAGCTGGAAAACCCCCGGCAACGCTGCGCAAGTCAGCGACCGTTAA
- a CDS encoding phosphatase PAP2 family protein: MSSSAVHPSSRPLNLRFCLGIPAAAAIILVLLELTDLDMALARVFYDPVAGDFIGRYSFFLEDILHDRAKEAVIVFSVLAILGFIGAFFLQRLKPFKRELGCLVLSLGLATSFVSPLKTVTAVQCPWSLEQFGGHETYSKLLEPRPPTDKPGRCWPGGHASTGFSLFALFFVLRDRRPRLARQALVFAVALGSVFSISRMMQGAHFFSHNVWTAIFCWLICLGSYYWLLYRPAMKAEAAVKAQPVTT, translated from the coding sequence ATGTCATCATCCGCTGTACATCCCTCTTCCCGCCCCCTCAATTTGCGGTTTTGCCTGGGCATTCCTGCTGCGGCGGCGATCATTCTGGTGCTGCTGGAACTGACCGATCTGGACATGGCTCTGGCCCGAGTGTTTTATGATCCGGTCGCTGGCGATTTCATCGGGCGCTACAGCTTCTTCCTTGAGGACATCCTTCATGATCGCGCCAAAGAAGCGGTGATCGTATTTTCGGTGTTGGCCATACTCGGCTTCATCGGGGCGTTTTTTCTGCAACGGCTCAAACCATTCAAGCGTGAACTGGGCTGCCTGGTGCTGTCACTCGGCCTCGCCACCTCATTCGTCAGCCCGCTGAAAACAGTCACCGCCGTGCAGTGCCCGTGGAGTCTGGAGCAGTTCGGCGGCCACGAAACCTACAGCAAACTGCTGGAGCCTCGCCCGCCGACCGACAAACCCGGCCGCTGCTGGCCCGGCGGCCACGCCTCCACCGGCTTCAGCCTGTTTGCGCTGTTCTTCGTGCTGCGAGACCGGCGCCCGCGCCTTGCACGCCAGGCGTTGGTCTTTGCCGTCGCACTGGGTTCGGTGTTTTCGATCAGCCGAATGATGCAGGGCGCGCATTTCTTCTCGCACAACGTGTGGACGGCGATCTTCTGCTGGCTGATTTGCCTGGGGTCGTATTACTGGCTGCTGTATCGCCCGGCAATGAAGGCAGAGGCGGCGGTCAAGGCACAACCTGTTACTACCTGA
- the groL gene encoding chaperonin GroEL (60 kDa chaperone family; promotes refolding of misfolded polypeptides especially under stressful conditions; forms two stacked rings of heptamers to form a barrel-shaped 14mer; ends can be capped by GroES; misfolded proteins enter the barrel where they are refolded when GroES binds): MAAKEVKFGDAARSKMLKGVNVLADAVKATLGPKGRNVILEKSFGAPTITKDGVSVAKEIELEDRFENMGAQLVKDVASRANDDAGDGTTTATVLAQSIVNEGLKAVAAGMNPMDLKRGIDKATIAIVKELKALSKPCADTKAIAQVGTISANSDNSIGDIIAEAMEKVGKEGVITVEEGSGLENELSVVEGMQFDRGYLSPYFVNKPDTMVAELDGPLILLVDKKISNIREMLPVLEAVAKAGRPLLIVAEDVEGEALATLVVNNMRGIVKVAAVKAPGFGDRRKAMLQDIAVLTGGTVISEEIGLSLESTTLEHLGNAKRVTLSKENTIIVDGAGVEGDIQARIAQIRAQVAETSSDYDREKLQERLAKLSGGVAVIKVGAGSEVEMKEKKARVEDALHATRAAVEEGVVPGGGVALIRALEALTELTGDNADQNVGIAVLRRAVEAPLRQIAANSGDEPSVVVNEVKNGKGNFGYNAASGEYGDMIEMGILDPTKVTRSALQAAASIGGLILTTEAAVADAPKKEGSAGGGMPDMGGMGGMGGMM, translated from the coding sequence ATGGCTGCTAAAGAAGTTAAGTTCGGCGATGCCGCCCGCTCCAAGATGCTTAAAGGCGTCAACGTTCTGGCTGACGCGGTAAAAGCGACCCTGGGCCCGAAAGGCCGTAACGTGATTCTCGAGAAGAGCTTCGGCGCTCCGACCATCACCAAGGACGGCGTTTCCGTCGCCAAGGAAATCGAACTCGAAGATCGCTTCGAAAACATGGGCGCGCAGCTGGTCAAAGACGTTGCCTCCCGTGCCAACGATGACGCCGGTGACGGTACGACCACTGCGACCGTTCTGGCTCAGTCGATCGTCAACGAAGGCCTGAAAGCCGTCGCTGCCGGCATGAACCCGATGGACCTCAAGCGCGGTATCGACAAAGCGACCATCGCGATCGTCAAAGAGCTGAAAGCCCTGTCCAAGCCATGCGCTGACACCAAGGCTATCGCTCAGGTAGGCACCATCTCCGCCAACTCCGACAACTCCATCGGCGACATCATTGCCGAAGCCATGGAAAAAGTCGGTAAAGAAGGCGTGATCACCGTTGAAGAAGGCTCGGGCCTGGAAAACGAACTGTCGGTTGTAGAAGGCATGCAATTCGACCGTGGCTACCTGTCCCCGTACTTCGTCAACAAGCCGGACACCATGGTTGCCGAGCTCGACGGCCCGCTGATCCTGCTGGTCGACAAAAAGATCTCGAACATCCGCGAAATGCTGCCAGTGCTGGAAGCCGTTGCCAAAGCCGGCCGCCCACTGCTGATCGTTGCCGAAGACGTTGAAGGCGAAGCCCTGGCGACGCTGGTAGTGAACAACATGCGTGGCATCGTTAAAGTCGCAGCCGTCAAGGCTCCAGGCTTCGGCGATCGTCGCAAGGCCATGCTGCAGGACATCGCCGTTCTGACCGGCGGTACCGTTATCTCCGAAGAGATCGGCCTGAGCCTGGAAAGCACCACTCTGGAACATCTGGGTAACGCCAAGCGTGTGACCCTGTCCAAGGAAAACACCATCATCGTTGACGGTGCTGGCGTTGAAGGCGACATCCAGGCGCGTATCGCTCAGATCCGTGCTCAGGTTGCTGAAACTTCCTCGGACTACGACCGTGAAAAACTGCAAGAGCGTCTGGCCAAGCTGTCCGGCGGCGTTGCAGTGATCAAGGTTGGCGCTGGTTCCGAAGTTGAAATGAAAGAGAAGAAGGCTCGCGTTGAAGACGCCCTGCACGCTACCCGTGCAGCCGTTGAAGAAGGCGTGGTACCTGGCGGTGGCGTTGCGCTGATCCGTGCTCTGGAAGCCCTGACCGAACTGACCGGCGACAACGCTGACCAGAACGTCGGTATCGCTGTGCTGCGTCGCGCTGTTGAAGCGCCGCTGCGTCAGATCGCTGCCAACTCCGGTGACGAGCCAAGCGTAGTCGTCAACGAAGTGAAGAACGGCAAAGGTAACTTCGGTTACAACGCTGCTTCCGGCGAATACGGCGACATGATCGAAATGGGCATCCTGGACCCAACCAAGGTCACCCGTTCCGCTTTGCAAGCTGCAGCCTCGATCGGCGGTCTGATCCTGACCACCGAAGCCGCTGTTGCTGATGCACCGAAGAAAGAAGGCTCGGCTGGCGGCGGTATGCCAGACATGGGCGGCATGGGTGGCATGGGCGGCATGATGTAA
- a CDS encoding co-chaperone GroES — protein sequence MKLRPLHDRVVIRRSEEEKKTAGGIVLPGSAAEKANHGVIVAAGPGKTLENGEVRALAVKVGDKVVFGPYSGSNTVKVDGEDLLVMAENEILAVLEG from the coding sequence ATGAAGCTTCGTCCTCTGCATGACCGCGTCGTCATCCGTCGCAGCGAAGAAGAAAAGAAAACCGCTGGCGGTATCGTCCTGCCAGGTTCGGCTGCTGAAAAAGCCAACCACGGTGTGATCGTCGCTGCTGGCCCAGGCAAGACCCTGGAAAACGGTGAAGTGCGTGCGCTGGCCGTTAAAGTCGGCGACAAGGTTGTGTTCGGTCCTTACTCCGGCAGCAACACTGTGAAAGTCGACGGCGAAGACCTGCTGGTAATGGCTGAGAACGAGATTCTCGCCGTACTGGAAGGCTGA
- a CDS encoding FxsA family protein, whose protein sequence is MRPFLLLFLLFPVLELFVFVKVAGAIGFFPALLLIILGSMFGVFVLRVAGLATALRARESLNRGELPAQTMLEGLMLALAGGLLILPGFVSDVVGLVMLLPFTRRLLANKMRQRAEEQAIRQRAFADDLQPRGGPAPRQPLGREGDVIEGEFEHRDSK, encoded by the coding sequence ATGCGCCCTTTTTTGTTGCTCTTTCTGCTGTTTCCGGTGCTGGAGCTGTTCGTATTCGTCAAAGTGGCAGGGGCTATCGGGTTTTTCCCGGCCCTGCTGCTGATCATTCTCGGCTCGATGTTCGGCGTGTTCGTGCTGCGCGTCGCCGGTCTGGCCACGGCACTGCGTGCCCGTGAAAGCCTGAATCGCGGTGAACTGCCCGCGCAAACCATGCTTGAAGGCCTGATGCTGGCACTGGCCGGCGGCCTGCTGATCCTGCCGGGCTTCGTCAGCGACGTGGTCGGTCTGGTGATGTTGTTGCCGTTCACCCGCCGTCTGCTGGCGAATAAAATGCGCCAGCGCGCCGAGGAACAGGCGATTCGTCAGCGTGCCTTCGCCGATGACCTGCAACCGCGCGGCGGTCCTGCGCCGCGCCAGCCTCTGGGTCGTGAAGGTGATGTGATCGAAGGCGAGTTCGAACATCGCGACAGCAAGTAA
- a CDS encoding HugZ family protein, producing MSVEAAKNARELLLKEYRGVLSTHSKSMPGFPFGSVVPYCLDEQGRPLILISRIAQHTHNLQKDPKCSLLVGEREADDVQAVGRLTYLAEAQKLEEPIAIEAAAERYYRYFPDSQNYHKAHDFDFWVLNPVRHRYIGGFGAIHWVDQLTLANPFAGKAEISMVEHMNSDHAKAIAHYVELAGLPQTVPAQLAGIDSEGMHLRIGQALYWLPFQAPCHTPIQVREALVSLAHAEVWPKNAVTDA from the coding sequence TTGAGCGTTGAAGCGGCCAAGAATGCCCGAGAATTGCTTCTCAAGGAATACCGTGGCGTATTGTCCACCCACTCCAAATCGATGCCCGGTTTCCCGTTCGGCTCCGTGGTTCCCTATTGCCTGGACGAGCAGGGCCGCCCGCTGATCCTGATCAGCCGCATCGCCCAGCACACTCACAACCTGCAGAAGGACCCAAAATGTTCGCTGCTGGTGGGCGAGCGTGAGGCCGACGACGTGCAGGCCGTTGGTCGCCTGACCTACCTGGCCGAAGCGCAAAAGCTCGAAGAGCCGATCGCCATTGAAGCGGCCGCCGAGCGTTATTACCGTTATTTCCCCGATTCGCAGAACTACCACAAGGCCCACGATTTTGACTTCTGGGTGCTCAACCCCGTGCGTCATCGCTACATCGGCGGTTTCGGCGCGATTCACTGGGTCGATCAACTGACCTTGGCCAACCCGTTTGCCGGCAAGGCTGAAATCAGCATGGTCGAGCACATGAACAGCGACCACGCCAAGGCCATCGCCCATTACGTGGAACTGGCCGGCCTGCCGCAAACCGTGCCGGCGCAACTGGCCGGGATCGACAGCGAAGGCATGCACCTGCGCATCGGTCAGGCGCTGTACTGGTTGCCGTTTCAAGCGCCTTGTCATACGCCGATACAAGTGCGCGAAGCCTTGGTTTCTCTGGCTCACGCCGAGGTCTGGCCAAAAAATGCGGTGACCGATGCTTGA
- a CDS encoding SDR family oxidoreductase yields the protein MQLNDKVIIITGGCQGLGRSMAEYFAGKGAKLALVDLNQEKLDDAVAACKAKGVEARSYLCNVANEEQVEHMVAQVAEDFGAIHGLINNAGILRDGLLLKVKDGEMTKMSLAQWQAVIDVNLTGVFLCTREVAAKMVELKNSGAIINISSISRAGNVGQTNYSAAKAGVAAATVTWAKELARYGIRVAGIAPGFIETEMTLGMKPEALEKMTSGIPLKRMGKPEEIAHSAAYIFENDYYTGRILEMDGGLRI from the coding sequence ATGCAACTCAACGACAAAGTAATCATTATCACCGGCGGTTGCCAGGGTTTGGGCCGTTCCATGGCCGAGTATTTCGCCGGCAAAGGCGCGAAGCTGGCCCTGGTGGACCTGAATCAGGAAAAACTCGACGACGCGGTCGCAGCCTGCAAAGCCAAGGGTGTCGAGGCGCGCAGCTATCTGTGCAACGTGGCCAATGAAGAACAGGTTGAGCACATGGTCGCCCAGGTGGCCGAGGACTTCGGTGCGATCCATGGCCTGATCAACAACGCCGGGATCCTGCGCGATGGTCTGCTGCTCAAGGTCAAGGACGGCGAAATGACCAAGATGAGCCTGGCCCAGTGGCAGGCGGTCATCGACGTCAACCTGACCGGCGTGTTCCTGTGCACCCGTGAAGTCGCGGCGAAAATGGTCGAGCTGAAGAACAGTGGCGCGATCATCAACATCTCGTCGATCTCCCGCGCCGGCAACGTCGGCCAGACCAACTATTCCGCCGCCAAGGCCGGCGTGGCAGCAGCCACCGTGACCTGGGCCAAGGAACTGGCGCGTTACGGCATTCGCGTGGCGGGCATTGCCCCGGGCTTTATCGAAACCGAGATGACCCTGGGCATGAAGCCCGAAGCGCTGGAGAAGATGACCTCGGGGATTCCGCTCAAGCGCATGGGCAAGCCGGAAGAGATCGCCCATTCGGCGGCGTACATCTTCGAGAACGACTACTACACCGGACGGATTCTGGAGATGGATGGCGGCTTGCGCATCTAA